One genomic region from Torulaspora delbrueckii CBS 1146 chromosome 4, complete genome encodes:
- the TDEL0D06150 gene encoding SAPS family protein (similar to Saccharomyces cerevisiae SAP155 (YFR040W) and SAP4 (YGL229C); ancestral locus Anc_3.547) yields MSFWPFGHSLNNSNVNRILDDYFNVLHALEKSNPAVAESVQQNFSGSGNGESGGHSPDEISSVDLNERQTSGFRPSNGSSSSSSSLSSKTDLDEDDIASATTPMVITLQSLNSSFIDKILDESELLNELTRQNSNLLDFICFGFFYEPKTHAKVQHMDYLIGQMLECIDSFSEDTINPSRDSPMASVQEKDQDLNDNDNEELDENAVSCASENKEQKLLNKANIISEILSLDIWLITESLMKKDTHLSRIWSMLKHPNMKSEKSPLVSMFLKINQNLLVARKDQYLNFIRSLDHFVDDLLAHVDVSMLMDFLLKCIATDKVEVPTGVIEHVDEQRLVRKCLEFLNNEKYDPDIQACAGDFLKALIAISANAPLDDMSIGPNSLTRQLASLECIENLVDIIIKRRGSALNITVSIVIELIRKNNSDYDQVNLLTTNLQSNPPSNRDPIYLGYMLRHFAQKLPELFDIILDADNDPSIPMLKNQLNEHFKPLGFERFKIVELIAELLHCSNMGLMNSKRAERIAAQRDKARTQLAVQLQDALEDLSIEDKKDIDDKQESKNDKSIDEGHNYDHDDNKERDKDDYDNDNNENASVSGSGETKNQNPSRAVSDISLSNDVDLSDEEVDESFEIPYVNENQNAKLRKNPTIGDLFKIMFYDTQILPKIIQLFLSHPWNNFWHNVIFDIIQQIFNGRMDFSYNSFLVYSLFNLNGSKKFMPEAIAAASIFDNFKLTKDFILQGYQNSYAFYEKKRTNLGYMGHLVLIAEEVVKFSKLYKVELISPDIHDTLQDEGWRFYAEDVLNDTRIMYSKILGGGNYVDDGNGNIVPQLPEQLPSSNDDASEEEDKVKGGGLINVESLEEQLGLSTESDLHEKLKEILIANSQQEVEKKIRRMV; encoded by the coding sequence ATGTCATTCTGGCCGTTTGGACATAGTTTGAACAATTCGAACGTTAACAGGATTCTCGATGACTATTTCAACGTGCTACATGCATTGGAGAAATCTAATCCTGCAGTAGCAGAATCTGTTCAACAAAATTTTAGTGGGAGTGGGAATGGAGAGTCTGGTGGTCATAGCCCTGATGAGATTTCGAGTGTGGACTTGAATGAAAGACAAACAAGTGGATTTAGGCCTAGTAATGGATCCAGCTCCAGCTCCAGCTCGCTTTCGTCGAAGACTGATTtagatgaggatgatatcGCTTCTGCGACTACCCCGATGGTTATTACTTTACAGAGTCTGAACAGTTCGTTTATCGACAagattcttgatgaatcaGAGCTTTTGAACGAGTTGACAAGGCAGAATAGTAATTTGTTAGATTTCATATGTTTTGGATTCTTCTACGAACCAAAGACCCATGCTAAGGTACAGCACATGGACTATTTGATCGGCCAGATGCTTGAATGTATCGATTCATTCTCCGAGGATACCATTAATCCTTCAAGGGACTCTCCCATGGCTTCTGTACAGGAAAAAGACCAGGATCTGAATGATAACGATAATGAAGAACTAGACGAAAATGCGGTTAGTTGTGCATCAGAGAACAAGGAGCAaaagcttttgaacaaGGCTAACATAATATCTGAGATTCTCTCCCTTGATATCTGGCTAATAACAGAatctttgatgaagaaagacacTCATCTGTCAAGGATATGGTCTATGTTGAAACATCCTAATATGAAAAGTGAAAAGTCACCTTTAGTTTCCATGTTTCTCAAGATCAATCAGAATCTCCTGGTTGCAAGAAAGGATCAATATCTTAATTTCATTCGTTCCTTAGATCATTTCGTCGATGACTTGTTAGCTCATGTTGATGTGTCGATGTTGATGGACTTTTTGCTTAAATGCATAGCCACGGATAAAGTAGAAGTGCCAACGGGGGTTATAGAGCACGTCGATGAACAGCGTTTGGTTCGCAAATGCTTAGAATTCCTAAACAATGAAAAATACGATCCCGATATACAAGCTTGCGCAGGggattttttgaaagctttgatCGCTATCTCGGCGAATGCACCTCTCGATGATATGTCCATTGGACCAAATTCGTTGACTAGGCAGCTAGCTTCCTTAGAGTGCATCGAAAATCTAGTGGACATTATAATCAAGAGACGAGGTTCAGCCTTAAACATCACGGTGTCTATCGTCATAGAACTCATTCGAAAAAATAATTCGGATTACGACCAGGTAAATTTACTGACCACAAATCTGCAATCCAATCCTCCTTCGAATCGTGATCCCATATACCTTGGCTATATGTTACGACACTTCGCACAGAAATTGCCAGAGTTATTTGATATAATATTAGATGCTGATAATGACCCATCTATACCgatgttgaaaaatcaacTGAATGAACATTTTAAACCTTTGGGGTTCGAAAGATTTAAGATTGTTGAGTTGATCGCAGAATTACTGCATTGTTCCAACATGGGTCTTATGAATTCGAAGAGGGCCGAGAGGATAGCTGCTCAGCGTGATAAGGCAAGAACTCAATTAGCCGTACAATTACAAGATGCTCTAGAAGATTTGAGTATCGAAGATAAAAAAGACATTGACGATAAACAAGAATCTAAGAACGACAAAAGCATTGACGAAGGTCACAATTATGACCATGATGATAACAAGGAACGTGATAAAGATGATtatgataatgataataACGAAAATGCATCAGTTTCGGGAAGTGGCGAAACCAAGAATCAAAATCCATCGAGAGCAGTTAGTGATATCAGCTTGAGTAACGATGTAGACTtgagtgatgaagaagttgacgaaagctttgaaattccaTATGTTAACGAAAACCAAAACGCAaaattgaggaagaatccTACTATTggtgatcttttcaagataatGTTCTATGATACGCAGATACTACCAAAGATCATACAACTATTTTTATCACATCCCTGGAATAACTTTTGGCATAATGTCATATTTGATAtcattcaacaaattttCAACGGAAGAATGGATTTCTCATACAACTCATTTCTGGTCTATTCgttgttcaacttgaaTGGCTCCAAAAAATTTATGCCAGAGGCCATAGCGGcagcttcaatttttgataaTTTCAAACTCACAAAAGATTTCATTTTGCAAGGTTATCAAAATTCATACGCATTTTATGAGAAAAAACGCACCAATCTGGGATATATGGGACATTTAGTACTGATCGCGGAGGAAGTTGTGAAGTTCTCCAAATTATACAAAGTGGAGTTGATATCTCCTGATATTCATGATACCCTACAGGATGAGGGATGGCGTTTCTACGCTGAAGATGTTTTGAATGATACCAGAATAATGTATTCTAAAATTTTGGGAGGCGGAAATTACGTTGATGATGGTAACGGTAATATTGTACCACAGTTGCCGGAGCAGCTGCCATCATCGAACGACGATGCAAGTGAGGAGGAAGACAAGGTTAAAGGTGGGGGTCTGATCAACGTTGagtctttggaagaacAGCTAGGTCTTTCCACAGAATCTGATCTAcatgaaaagttgaaagagattttgaTAGCCAACTCACAGCAAGAAGTCGAGAAAAAAATAAGGAGAATGGTGTAA
- the ERJ5 gene encoding Erj5p (similar to Saccharomyces cerevisiae ERJ5 (YFR041C); ancestral locus Anc_3.548) produces the protein MFRIGTVVFLLLTLVYCFTTEEVEVFQLQQELVEKYGDEIDLYKFLKLPKSRDSNSKEIIKNLRKLSKKYHPDKNPKYKKLYERLSKATQILSNDYRRKTYDYYLKNGFPDYNFSRGGFIFKRVQPKTWFLLMFLYIVASGVHYALLRLQNTSNKRRIDGFIQQCKEQDDSRGLGEKRLMFKQHEGDEPKEIIVRYGDVYLVEEDGNESLISSDTITDPSVFDCMFFRIPVGIWNLTLGRFLPKKVQPTKNEPQPEQNKQAEDKKSKNQAAKGKGGQKKMTLPNGKAIHSRKKD, from the coding sequence ATGTTTCGAATTGGCACTGTCGTATTCCTGCTCCTGACTTTGGTTTATTGCTTCACTACCGAAGAGGTTGAAGTATTTCAGCTGCAACAGGAATTGGTCGAGAAGTATGGCGATGAGATCGACTTGTACAAATTTTTAAAGCTCCCCAAGTCGAGAGATTCCAACTCCAAGGAGATCATCAAGAACCTGAGGAAATTGTCGAAGAAATACCATCCAGATAAGAATCCAAAGTACAAGAAATTATATGAGAGATTGAGTAAAGCTACACAGATTCTTTCCAATGATTATCGTAGAAAAACCTATGACTActacttgaagaatggaTTTCCAGACTACAATTTCTCCAGAGGTGGATTTATTTTCAAGAGAGTGCAGCCAAAGACGTGGTTTTTATTAATGTTCCTCTATATTGTGGCCAGTGGTGTCCATTATGCGCTATTAAGGTTACAGAATACCAGTAATAAACGACGTATAGATGGGTTTATCCAGCAATGTAAAGAGCAGGATGATTCCAGAGGTCTTGGGGAGAAGAGGTTGATGTTTAAGCAGCACGAAGGAGATGAGCCGAAGGAGATAATTGTGCGTTATGGCGATGTGTACCTTGTTGAAGAGGACGGAAACGAATCGTTAATTTCAAGTGACACCATCACTGATCCTAGTGTATTTGACTGTATGTTTTTCAGAATACCTGTTGGTATTTGGAATCTAACTCTGGGTAGATTCCTGCCTAAGAAGGTACAACCTACAAAAAATGAGCCGCAACCTGAACAGAATAAACAAGCTGAAGATAAAAAGTCCAAAAACCAAGCTGCTAAAGGGAAGGGAGgccaaaagaagatgactTTACCTAACGGCAAAGCCATTCATTCTCGTAAAAAAGATTGA
- the KEG1 gene encoding Keg1p (similar to Saccharomyces cerevisiae YFR042W; ancestral locus Anc_3.549) codes for MALISSRLISRLYQFTHISSGFLFVALLIRWLILLPLVGSKFLPGGIHEFLCYLLFYASISELIWLLKFRGLFGTILTRTFVKDLNFLYFILVMHYHDDYEHAPVLKNASYSSFIIGLACTQAYSHWYGLFKRSINQKKGLVWKIDTYLMMPLLYLSEMYLLLLNLRNPSFHTFPLLDKLNKVVLVIFLPVALSLYRYQF; via the coding sequence ATGGCTTTGATCTCCAGTAGGTTGATTAGCAGACTGTATCAGTTCACCCACATCTCATCTGGGTTCTTGTTTGTGGCTTTGCTAATACGTTGGCTGATATTATTGCCCTTAGTGGGATCAAAGTTTCTGCCTGGAGGCATTCATGAGTTCCTGTGCTACCTATTGTTTTACGCAAGTATCAGTGAGCTTATATggttgttgaaatttcgtGGTCTCTTCGGGACAATTCTCACAAGGACCTTCGttaaagatttgaatttCCTGTATTTCATTTTAGTGATGCATTACCATGATGACTATGAACATGCACCTGTGCTGAAAAATGCCAGTTATTCGAGCTTCATCATAGGACTAGCATGTACTCAGGCCTACAGTCACTGGTATGGGCTCTTTAAGAGGTCAATTAATCAGAAGAAAGGCTTGGTATGGAAGATTGACACCTATCTGATGATGCCTCTACTCTATTTAAGTGAGATGTACCTActcttgttgaatttgagGAATCCAAGTTTCCATACATTTCCGTTACTTGACAAGCTGAACAAGGTGGTGTTGGTCATATTCTTACCCGTTGCATTATCTCTATATAGATACCAATTTTAA
- the IRC6 gene encoding Irc6p (similar to Saccharomyces cerevisiae YFR043C; ancestral locus Anc_3.550), with amino-acid sequence MTYALPLNKILVAFSGNSHDGCSYRTTLLQDLFDLDAQDAQENILKDLCWRTRYYECSFDLYIDEFEDFEEWLTELCLQEFDELREVLAGIIVVADYDPEHEGKDIILQKFANCLGQGSFNVWCNTKVISEEKGLDANYILHEENTEAEMVEIQCEKDINEYGEKLGLKRLKEIIDIHEWDGVLMPSCQIKFPK; translated from the coding sequence ATGACCTACGCATTGCCGCTGAACAAGATCCTGGTAGCCTTCTCAGGAAACTCACACGATGGATGTTCTTATAGAACAACGCTGCTTCAAGACCTATTTGATCTGGACGCCCAAGACGCTCAGGAAAATATCCTAAAAGACCTCTGCTGGAGAACGCGCTACTATGAATGTTCTTTTGATCTGTACATTGACGAATTCGAGGACTTCGAGGAGTGGTTAACAGAACTTTGTTTACAAGAATTCGATGAATTACGAGAAGTGCTGGCAGGCATCATCGTTGTGGCAGACTATGATCCAGAGCACGAAGGAAAGGATATAATACTACAGAAATTTGCCAATTGTTTAGGTCAAGGTTCTTTCAATGTATGGTGTAATACTAAAGTGATTAGTGAGGAAAAAGGTCTTGATGCCAACTATATACTTCATGAAGAGAATACTGAAGCTGAAATGGTTGAGATACAATGCGAAAAAGATATAAATGAATATGGAGAAAAGCTTggattgaaaagattgaaggaGATCATTGATATACATGAATGGGATGGCGTGTTGATGCCATCTTGTCAGATTAAATTTCCCAAATGA
- the TDEL0D06190 gene encoding uncharacterized protein (similar to Saccharomyces cerevisiae YGL230C; ancestral locus Anc_3.551), translated as MIEAPPPIRASSKQLAQSFKLDHPECPVADDIGLTVTDADNSTAIREPQKSFTEKLLEDFESPTFTKALVAIFIVNALQLIVFFTFFLVIQPTIVRKKLDKNDILFIIDNMPDSSVDYGYFLSLSTL; from the coding sequence ATGATAGAAGCTCCACCGCCAATAAGAGCTTCGAGTAAGCAATTGGCTCAATCATTTAAGCTGGACCATCCAGAATGTCCTGTGGCCGATGACATTGGTTTGACTGTCACAGATGCTGACAATAGTACGGCCATTCGTGAACCTCAGAAGAGCTTTACTGAGAAGCTACTAGAAGACTTTGAATCCCCAACTTTCACAAAAGCTCTGGTAGCGATATTCATAGTCAATGCTCTACAATTGATCGTTTTCTTCACATTCTTTCTCGTCATTCAACCTACGATTGTCAGAAAGAAGCTCGACAAAAACGATATACTTTTCATTATCGATAATATGCCTGATAGTTCTGTCGACTATGGCTACTTCCTTAGTTTGAGTACCTTATAA
- the EMC4 gene encoding chaperone EMC4 (similar to Saccharomyces cerevisiae YGL231C; ancestral locus Anc_3.552): MDSKADQWAVNLTDKKYVKNIKMVASSRIPAPPGFYSVDERDTSTKTKKGVDANVKGKEIGALQLQKAWQIAFQPAKSIPMNVFMSYMSGTSLQIIPIMTALMLLSGPIKSIFSVKKAFKPVLGNIETEGKIMGAMAVYIICQLALMYIGLRKLNSMGLIPNTKSDWLSWEKHVDYNNGMRSFAF, from the coding sequence ATGGATTCTAAAGCAGATCAGTGGGCAGTCAATCTTACGGATAAAAAGTACgtgaagaatatcaaaatgGTAGCGTCCAGCCGTATACCTGCTCCCCCAGGATTCTACTCTGTAGACGAACGAGATACCTCCACTAAAACAAAGAAGGGAGTCGACGCTAATGtcaaaggaaaagaaaTCGGAGCCCTACAACTTCAGAAGGCATGGCAGATTGCTTTCCAGCCAGCAAAGAGTATCCCTATGAATGTTTTCATGTCTTATATGTCGGGAACGTCCTTACAAATCATTCCTATAATGACAGCTTTAATGTTACTCTCAGGGCCTATAAAATCCATCTTCAGTGTTAAGAAAGCGTTCAAACCAGTACTGGGGAACATTGAAACCGAAGGAAAAATTATGGGTGCCATGGCTGTCTATATCATCTGCCAACTAGCACTGATGTACATTGGTCTACGGAAACTGAACTCTATGGGCTTAATTCCAAACACCAAGAGCGATTGGCTCTCTTGGGAGAAACATGTAGATTATAACAATGGGATGAGATCTTTTGCGTTTTAA
- the TAN1 gene encoding putative tRNA acetyltransferase (similar to Saccharomyces cerevisiae TAN1 (YGL232W); ancestral locus Anc_3.553) gives MGTKRPSNAPDASQKKKKFKLSSGFLDPSTSGIYATCARKHEKQAVQELGLLFEEKLEEIYGDELKNGADESADEIEDESKKSLSIEDDIKRELEELKEKKIGLDKNGEKKKEILQFIDLNCECVIFCKTRKPVVPEEFVRRVIKDLADPSHMEKRTRYIQKLTPITSSCSSNMDQLIKLAERVLAPHFHNSDKQQSFKFAVEVTRRNFNALERLEIINQIVSCVLQNGKYEHQVDLKNYDKLILVECFKSNIGMSVVDGDYATEYKKYNVQQIYEKKLKDHADK, from the exons ATGGGTACCAAGAGGCCTTCAAATGCACCTGATGCATcacaaaagaagaagaaa TTTAAGCTGTCATCGGGCTTCTTAGATCCTTCAACGTCAGGCATTTATGCCACTTGTGCTAGAAAACATGAGAAACAAGCTGTTCAGGAGCTGGGTCTCCTTTTCGAGGAGAAGCTCGAGGAGATATATGGTGATGAGCTAAAGAATGGTGCAGACGAAAGCGCcgatgagattgaagatgaaagtaAAAAAAGCCTATCAATTGAGGACGACATCAAGCgtgaacttgaagagttgaaggaaaagaagattgggCTGGATAAGAATGgcgagaagaagaaagagattctGCAATTTATTGACCTAAATTGTGAGTGTGTGATATTCTGCAAGACAAGAAAACCAGTGGTACCGGAAGAGTTTGTGAGAAGAGTTATTAAGGATTTAGCAGACCCTTCGCATATGGAGAAGCGGACTAGGTACATTCAGAAACTAACACCGATCACTTCCTCCTGTAGCTCAAACATGGATCAATTAATTAAGCTCGCTGAGCGCGTTTTAGCACCTCACTTTCATAACAGTGACAAGCAGCAGAGCTTTAAGTTCGCCGTGGAAGTTACTAGACGTAATTTTAATGCTCTGGAAAGGTTGGAGATCATCAACCAGATAGTTTCCTGCGTTTTGCAGAATGGAAAATACGAGCACCAAGTTGATTTAAAAAATTATGACAAACTTATACTAGTCGAATGCTTCAAGAGCAACATAGGAATGTCAGTTGTGGACGGTGATTATGCCACGGAGTACAAGAAGTACAACGTTCAACAGATTTACGAGAAGAAGCTTAAAGATCATGCTGATAAATAA